A region from the Lolium perenne isolate Kyuss_39 chromosome 4, Kyuss_2.0, whole genome shotgun sequence genome encodes:
- the LOC127348632 gene encoding probable alpha-glucosidase Os06g0675700, with translation MGSSSANHVALVAFLVCLLPHCGSAKQHSGYDVVSVAESGNRLSAGLKLVGGTTKFGPDVKRLSLSASMETDSRLHVRITDADRARWEVPRDVIPRPALQDDLVEPTARHAALPSSHTLSSASSDLNFTIHTAPFRFTVTRRSTGDVLFDTSATLVFKDRYLEVTSALPAGRSSLYGLGEHTKRTFRLRHNDSFTLWNEDLGRSDQLDLNLYGSHPFYMDVRSPGGAAHGVLLLNSNGMDIHYGGSSITYKVIGGVIDFYFFAGPSPLAVVDQYTQFIGRPAPMPYWSFGYHQCRYGYKNVEALEDVVAGYAKAKIPLEAMWTDIDYMDGYQDFTLDPVNYPAKRLRPFVDRLHSNGQKYVVILDPEIKRTAALHEKDGVFLKWNGSTLVGEVWPGEVYFPDFMSPSGAEYWERKISEFRRTIPVDGLWCDMNEPANFRDMPTLNALDDPPYRINNAGVHRDINNHSVPVSATHYNGVSEYDAHNLFGFLEARATHDGLLRDTKRRPFVLSRSTFVGSGRYAAHWTGDNDARWDEMRHSINTILSFGLFGIPMIGSDICGFTGNSSQELCSRWIQLGAFYPFMRGHSEKKTIRREFYLWESTARSARKSFGTRYRLLPYFYTLMYEAHKTGAPMVRPLFFSYPHDANTYGVDRQFLFGPGLLVSPVMEPGATTVDAYFPAGRWFSLYDYSLAVATRTGKRVTLPALADAANVHVAGGSILPTQLPALTTSRARQTEFRLLVALAENGTAKGELFLDDGESPEMGGARSKWTLVKFSCDKESRGGITMRSHVVHNTYAPSRKLAISKVVFMGLQSPAAPKVYVNGVQLKAAGIVYRRNGVLTVSGLSLVVGEKFDINVVMSH, from the exons ATGGGCTCGTCTTCTGCTAACCACGTGGCGCTCGTCGCCTTCCTCGTCTGCCTCCTGCCTCATTGCGGCTCTGCGAAGCAGCACTCGGGCTATGACGTCGTGTCGGTGGCCGAGTCCGGGAACAGGCTATCGGCCGGGCTGAAGCTTGTAGGCGGGACGACGAAATTCGGGCCTGATGTGAAGAGGCTCAGCTTAAGTGCAAG CATGGAGACGGACAGCCGGCTCCACGTACGCATCACCGACGCCGACCGTGCGCGATGGGAGGTCCCCCGGGACGTCATCCCGCGGCCGGCGCTGCAGGACGACTTGGTCGAGCCGACGGCGAGACATGCCGCCTTGCCGAGCAGCCACACCCTCTCCAGCGCGTCCTCGGACCTCAACTTCACCATCCACACCGCCCCGTTCCGGTTTACCGTCACCCGCCGCTCCACCGGCGACGTCCTCTTCGACACCTCCGCCACCCTCGTCTTCAAGGACCG GTATCTGGAGGTGACGTCGGCACTGCCGGCGGGGCGGTCATCCCTGTACGGGCTGGGCGAGCACACGAAGCGGACATTCCGGCTCCGGCACAACGACTCGTTCACGCTGTGGAACGAGGACCTGGGGAGGTCGGACCAGCTGGACCTCAACCTCTACGGCTCGCACCCGTTCTACATGGACGTGCGCTCCCCCGGCGGCGCTGCCCACGGCGTGCTCCTCCTCAACAGCAACGGGATGGACATACACTACGGGGGTTCCTCCATCACCTACAAGGTCATCGGTGGCGTGATCGACTTCTACTTCTTCGCCGGTCCATCCCCACTCGCCGTCGTCGACCAGTACACCCAGTTCATCGGCCGCCCCGCCCCCATGCCATACTGGTCATTTG GGTACCACCAGTGCAGGTATGGGTACAAGAACGTGGAAGCCCTGGAGGACGTGGTGGCCGGCTACGCCAAGGCCAAGATCCCGCTGGAGGCCATGTGGACGGACATCGACTACATGGACGGGTACCAGGACTTCACGCTGGATCCGGTGAACTACCCGGCCAAACGGCTCCGCCCATTCGTCGACCGGCTTCACAGCAACGGCCAGAAGTACGTGGTCATCCTAGACCCGGAGATCAAAAGGACCGCGGCGCTCCACGAGAAGGATGGCGTCTTTCTCAAGTGGAACGGCAGCACCCTGGTCGGCGAGGTGTGGCCAGGCGAGGTCTACTTCCCAGACTTCATGAGCCCGAGCGGCGCCGAGTACTGGGAGCGGAAGATCTCCGAGTTCCGCCGGACCATCCCCGTCGACGGGCTCTGGTGCGACATGAACGAGCCGGCCAACTTCAGGGACATGCCGACGCTCAACGCGCTGGACGACCCGCCCTACCGCATCAACAACGCCGGCGTGCACCGCGACATCAACAACCATTCGGTGCCGGTCTCGGCGACGCACTACAACGGCGTCTCCGAGTACGACGCGCACAACCTCTTCGGCTTCCTCGAGGCGCGGGCCACGCACGACGGGCTGCTCAGGGACACCAAGCGCCGCCCTTTCGTGCTCAGCCGCTCCACCTTCGTCGGCTCCGGCCGCTACGCCGCGCACTGGACGGGCGACAACGACGCGCGGTGGGACGAGATGCGTCACTCCATCAACACCATCCTCAGCTTCGGCCTCTTCGGCATCCCCATGATCGGGTCCGACATCTGCGGCTTCACCGGCAACTCGAGCCAGGAGCTGTGCAGCCGCTGGATCCAGCTCGGCGCCTTCTACCCGTTCATGAGGGGCCACTCGGAGAAGAAGACCATCCGGCGGGAGTTCTACCTGTGGGAGTCGACGGCGAGGTCCGCGAGGAAGTCGTTCGGGACGCGGTACCGGCTGCTTCCCTACTTCTACACGCTCATGTACGAGGCGCACAAGACGGGGGCGCCCATGGTGCGGCCGCTCTTCTTCTCCTACCCGCACGACGCCAACACCTACGGCGTGGACAGGCAGTTTCTGTTCGGCCCCGGCCTCCTCGTTTCTCCGGTGATGGAGCCTGGCGCGACCACCGTAGACGCCTACTTCCCGGCCGGCCGGTGGTTCAGCCTCTACGACTACTCCCTCGCCGTCGCCACGCGGACCGGCAAGCGCGTGACGCTCCCGGCGCTAGCGGACGCGGCGAACGTGCACGTGGCAGGCGGCAGCATCCTGCCGACGCAGCTGCCGGCGCTGACCACGTCGCGCGCGCGCCAAACCGAGTTCCGCCTCCTCGTGGCGCTCGCGGAGAATGGCACGGCCAAGGGGGAGCTATtcttggacgacggcgagtcgccgGAGATGGGCGGGGCGAGAAGCAAGTGGACCCTTGTGAAATTCAGCTGCGATAAGGAGAGCAGGGGCGGCATCACGATGAGGTCGCATGTGGTGCACAACACGTACGCGCCAAGCCGGAAGCTGGCCATCAGTAAGGTGGTCTTCATGGGGCTCCAGTCGCCGGCGGCACCAAAGGTCTATGTCAACGGCGTTCAGCTGAAGGCAGCTGGCATCGTGTACCGGAGGAATGGAGTGCTCACAGTCAGTGGCCTGTCCCTGGTCGTCGGAGAGAAGTTCGACATCAATGTCGTCATGTCACATTGA